In Cyprinus carpio isolate SPL01 chromosome A14, ASM1834038v1, whole genome shotgun sequence, a single window of DNA contains:
- the hnrnpa0a gene encoding heterogeneous nuclear ribonucleoprotein A0a, with protein sequence MENQLCKLFVGGLNVQTTDDGLRNHFEQYGTLTDCVVVQNQQLKRSRCFGFVTYSSPEEADSAMAARPHVLDGNNVELKRAVAREDAGRPEALAKVKKIFIGGLKDDIEEDHLRDCFSQFGAVEKAEVITDKETGKKRGFGFVYFEDNDSADKAVVLKYHVINGHKVEVKKALTKQEMQAAGSRGGRGGRGRGMGRPQNGYGGRGGGYGNYGGGGYGSNDGYGGGYGGGYAGGYGGGYGDQMEGYGGGNGYSDFGSGYGQQSSGYGPMKGNYSGRSSAPYSRGGGGGGYGRGGYGGSY encoded by the coding sequence ATGGAAAATCAACTTTGCAAGCTGTTTGTCGGTGGACTTAACGTCCAGACCACTGATGACGGTCTGCGAAATCATTTCGAGCAATACGGGACTCTCACGGACTGCGTGGTCGTGCAGAACCAGCAGCTGAAGCGCTCGCGCTGCTTCGGTTTCGTGACGTACTCGAGCCCCGAGGAGGCGGACTCGGCCATGGCGGCCCGGCCGCACGTTCTGGACGGTAACAACGTCGAGCTGAAGCGGGCCGTGGCCCGCGAAGACGCAGGGAGGCCGGAGGCCCTCGCGAAGGTGAAGAAGATATTCATCGGCGGGCTTAAAGACGACATCGAGGAGGATCACCTCCGCGACTGCTTCTCGCAGTTCGGCGCTGTGGAGAAGGCGGAGGTTATCACGGACAAAGAGACCGGCAAGAAGCGGGGCTTCGGCTTCGTGTATTTCGAGGACAACGACTCGGCCGATAAAGCCGTGGTGCTCAAGTACCACGTTATTAACGGGCATAAAGTAGAGGTGAAGAAAGCCCTGACCAAGCAGGAGATGCAGGCCGCGGGGAGTCGCGGTGGTCGTGGTGGTCGCGGAAGGGGGATGGGGAGACCGCAGAACGGCTACGGCGGGCGCGGCGGAGGATACGGAAACTATGGCGGCGGCGGCTATGGGAGCAATGACGGCTACGGCGGAGGCTACGGAGGCGGGTACGCTGGCGGGTATGGGGGAGGCTACGGGGACCAAATGGAGGGCTACGGCGGTGGTAACGGCTACAGTGACTTTGGCAGCGGCTATGGCCAGCAGTCCTCTGGCTATGGCCCAATGAAAGGTAATTACTCGGGCAGAAGCAGCGCTCCTTACTCCCgaggaggtggtggtggtggttacGGCAGGGGGGGTTACGGAGGCTCGTATTAG
- the dpf2l gene encoding D4, zinc and double PHD fingers family 2, like: MATAVENIVKVLGEQYYKDALEQCHSYNARLCAERSILMPFLDSQTGVAQSNCYIWMEKRHRSAGTTPGQLYTYPARRWRKKRRAHPPEEPALVFPPLKAAELELGVKKDVLGPLDGSSLEALLKGEPLDKRVSAELRPAEEETSLSEVTGTSTASSHSGSARIRKRILEPEDYLDDLDDEDFEEETPKRRGKGKSKGRGVGNGKKKMEAAAAAQEDRDKPYACDICGKRYKNRPGLSYHYTHSHLVDEEGEDREEPEIHTPAPREEHKTPKKGPNGLALPNDYCDFCLGDSNMNQKTGQSEELVSCSDCGRSGHPSCLQFTAVMMAAVKTYRWQCIECKCCNVCGTSENDDQLLFCDDCDRGYHMYCLSPPMADPPEGSWSCHLCLALLKDKASIYQSQNPAME; the protein is encoded by the exons ATGGCGACGGCCGTGGAGAATATCGTTAAAGT GCTTGGAGAGCAGTACTATAAAGATGCTCTGGAGCAGTGTCACAGTTATAACGCCCGGCTGTGTGCCGAGAGGAGCATCCTCATGCCCTTCCTGGACTCCCAGACTGGAGTCGCTCAGAGCAACTGCTACATTTGGATGGAGAAGAGACACAGAAGTGCAG GTACCACACCGGGACAGCTGTACACGTATCCTGCTCGGCGCTGGAGGAAGAAGAGAAGAGCGCACCCACCTGAAGAACCTGCTCTGGTGTTTCCTCCACTCAAAGCTG CGGAGCTGGAACTGGGAGTGAAGAAAGATGTGCTGGGGCCGTTGGATGGGAGCAGTCTGGAAGCCTTGCTGAAAGGAGAGCCGCTGGATAAAAGAGTGTCCGCCGAGCTCAGGCCGGCGGAGGAAGAAACCAGTCTGTCCGAGGTCACCGGGACCAGCACGGCCAGCAGCCACAGCGGCTCCGCGCGCATCAGGAAG AGAATCCTTGAGCCGGAAGACTACTTGGATGATCTGGACGATGAAGATTTTGAGGAGGAGACTCCAAAAAGACGAGGAAAAGGAAAGTCTAAG GGTCGAGGAGTTGGAAACGGAAAAAAGAAGATGGAAGCTGCTGCAGCTGCCCAAGAAGACCGAGACAAACCGTATGCGTGCGACA TTTGTGGGAAACGCTATAAAAACAGACCAGGTTTGAGCTACCACTACACTCACTCTCACCTGGTTGATGAGGAGGGAGAGGACAGAGAAGAACCTGAGATTCACACACCTGCACCGCGAGAGGAACACAAGA ccCCTAAGAAAGGACCAAATGGCCTGGCGTTACCCAATGACTATTGTGACTTCTGCCTGGGCGACTCCAACATGAACCAGAAAACAGGCCAGTCGGAGGAACTGGTGTCCTGCTCTGACTGTGGACGTTCAG GACATCCTTCGTGCCTGCAGTTCACTGCCGTGATGATGGCAGCTGTGAAGACCTACCGCTGGCAGTGCATTGAGTGCAAGTGCTGCAATGTTTGTGGCACATCTGAGAATGAC GACCAGCTTCTGTTCTGTGATGACTGTGACAGAGGATACCACATGTACTGCCTCAGCCCTCCCATGGCAGACCCTCCAGAAG GAAGCTGGAGCTGCCACCTGTGTCTGGCTCTTCTGAAGGACAAGGCCTCCATTTATCAGAGCCAAAACCCTGCGATGGAGTGA
- the LOC109112416 gene encoding muscarinic acetylcholine receptor M5, producing the protein MMNSTSFILNLSRLSNGTDVAVSGPVTWRMAMITLITVPLSIITIIGNVLVMISFRVNPLLRTVSNYFLLSLAVADFILGAVSMNLYTTYILIGQWTLGNLACDVWLTVDYVASNASVMNLLAISVDRYLSVMRPLTYRATRTPRRAAVLITLAWTVSFVLWAPAILFWQYIVGERTVPEGECSVQFLSEPVITFGTAIAAFYLPVSVMVALYWRVYRETEKRSQQLAGLIASQGGRTPNTSQRSCHSDFRSVEDVGPQTEQKQHKKAHSTICPVLTHRTAAWWKKQRERDEMSNSCTTYSHPQTETDCVSPTPDDSNKYIPLVLMDTTAVGKLPNDCDATKRSFESGSQNSLDSPMNPVPTSAMQAPARQQTRRARTSGLIREKKAARTLSAILLAFIVTWTPYNIMVLVSTFCDDCVPEGLWQLGYWLCYVNSTVNPVCYALCNKHFRVTFRALLLCRWKEHKKGIRWTPTGTG; encoded by the exons ATGATGAACAGCACCTCATTCATACTGAATCTCTCCAGGTTAAGCAACGGGACAGATGTGGCGGTCTCGGGTCCCGTCACCTGGAGGATGGCCATGATCACTCTCATAACCGTCCCGCtctccatcatcaccatcatagGCAACGTCCTGGTCATGATCTCTTTTCGGGTCAACCCTCTTCTGAGGACAGTGAGCAACTACTTCCTCTTAAGCCTGGCTGTGGCGGACTTCATTTTAGGCGCCGTCTCGATGAACCTCTACACTACCTACATCCTGATCGGCCAGTGGACTTTAGGAAACCTAGCCTGTGATGTGTGGTTGACTGTGGATTATGTGGCAAGCAACGCCTCTGTTATGAACCTGCTGGCCATCAGTGTCGACCGCTACCTCTCTGTCATGCGACCTCTGACCTATCGGGCCACTAGAACGCCCAGAAGAGCGGCGGTGCTGATTACTCTAGCGTGGACCGTCTCGTTTGTGCTTTGGGCTCCAGCTATTTTGTTCTGGCAGTATATAGTGGGTGAACGGACTGTTCCAGAGGGAGAGTGTTCAGTGCAGTTCCTGTCTGAGCCAGTGATCACATTCGGGACGGCCATCGCCGCATTTTACCTGCCGGTGAGCGTGATGGTGGCGCTGTACTGGCGGGTGTACCGCGAGACAGAGAAGCGCTCTCAGCAGCTCGCTGGACTCATCGCTTCACAGGGAGGACGCACGCCAAACACATCTCAG AGATCTTGTCACAGCGATTTTCGCAGCGTTGAAGACGTCGGACCACAAACAGAGCAGAAGCAGCACAAGAAGGCACACAGCACCATCTGTCCAGTCCTCACCCACCGGACAGCAGCGTGGTGGAAGAAACAAAGGGAAAGAGACGAGATGTCCAACTCATGCACCACATACAGCCATCCACAGACGGAAACGGACTGCGTTTCTCCAACACCAGACGACAGTAACAAATACATTCCACTCGTTCTGATGGATACGACTGCAGTCGGTAAGCTTCCCAATGACTGTGATGCCACCAAGAGGAGCTTTGAGTCAGGAAGTCAGAATTCGCTTGATTCCCCGATGAATCCTGTACCCACGAGTGCCATGCAAGCTCCCGCTCGCCAGCAGACCCGCAGAGCCCGGACCTCGGGTCTGATCagggagaagaaagcggcccggACCCTCAGTGCCATTCTCCTGGCTTTCATCGTAACATGGACCCCTTACAACATCATGGTCCTGGTGTCCACTTTCTGTGACGACTGCGTTCCTGAAGGCCTGTGGCAGCTGGGATACTGGCTCTGCTACGTCAACAGCACGGTCAACCCCGTCTGCTACGCGCTCTGTAACAAGCACTTCCGGGTCACGTTCAGGGCGCTGCTGCTCTGCAGGTGGAAGGAGCATAAGAAGGGGATCAGATGGACCCCGACAGGAACTGGCTGA